In Streptococcus porcinus, the genomic window CAGATCAAGATTTAGTACATACCTATTCGACCATTTCACCCATTATGTATGGGATGACAACTCATTTTACGCATTCTGCTCAGGCTGCAACACAAGCTAGTCACTTCAGTGTCTCGTCTGGAAGCGGTGGTGGATTCTCAGGGGGAGGTTTCTCTGGAGGAGGCGGAGGAGGTGGAGGCGGAGCTTTCTAAAGCTTCTTTGCTATTTCCACAAATTGTATAAATATTCTGTTTAAAAAACACATTTATCTGATTCTTAGCTTATCATTTTTGCCAAATTCTGATACAATGGTTTTATCTAAAACGAGGAGTTAATATGTTATTTTTTGAGATTTTAAAAGCCATCTTTTTTGGTATTATTGAGGGGATTACGGAATGGTTACCCATTTCTAGTACCGGTCATTTGATTTTGGTAGAAGAATTTGTTAAATTACGCGAAAATGCAGCCTTTTTGGAAATGTTTAATGTGGTTATCCAGTTAGGAGCGATTATTGCTGTAGTTGTCATTTATTTCAAACGCTTGAATCCATTTCAACCTGGGAAAAGCGCTGCAGAAATCCGCTTAACATGGCAACTTTGGTTGAAAGTAGTGATTGCTATTTTACCAGTAGTCATTATTGGAATGCCTCTTGACAATTGGTTTAATAAACATTTTTACAACTTTATTACTGTTGCCCTTATGCTTATTGTGTACGGTTTTGCTTTTATATGGATTGAAAAACGTAACAAAACAGTTGAACCACAAGTAACCAGTTTAGCGAGAATGTCGTATAAAACAGCTTTATTTATTGGACTTTTCCAAGTATTAAGTATTATTCCTGGTACAAGTCGTTCAGGAGCGACTATTTTAGGTGGGATTTTAATGGGTACAAGTCGTACAGTTGCTACAGAATTTACCTTTTTCTTAGGAATTCCTGTTATGTTTGGCGCTAGCTTGTTAAAAGTTGTAAAGTTCTTTCTAAAAGGAAATGTACTTGGTTTTGGCCAGTTATTGATCTTACTGGCAGCGAGTTTAACAGCCTTTGTAGTAAGTTTGTATGTTATTAAATTCTTGACAGACTATGTCAAAAAACATGATTTTACAGTCTTTGGAAAGTATCGGATTATTTTGGGAAGCTTATTAATAATCTATTTCTTTGTTAATTTATTTATTTAAAAAGTCTGTCCCAATAGGGATGGATTTTTTAGCGATAACCTTAATTCGGTCGCAAAATTGCGAAAAAGTCTATTTTCGAGTATAATAGAATGACTACGCGTGCGAGGTATATACTATGGAAATGAAACAAATTAGTGAAACAACACTAAAAATAACGATTAGCATGGATGATTTAGAAGAAAGAGGAATGGAATTGAAAGATTTCTTGATTCCTCAGGAAAAAACAGAAGAATTCTTCTATACCGTTATGGATGAGTTGGATTTACCTGAAAACTTTAAAGATAGTGGGATGTTGAGTTTCAGAGTTACCCCACGTAAAGATCGTTTAGATGTTTTTGTTACTAAGTCAGAATTATCTAAAGAAATTGATTTTGAAGATTTAACTGATTTAGGAGATGTTTCTCAGATGACACCCGAAGATTTTTTTAAAACAATTGAAAAAAACATGATAGAAAAAGGCGATGTCAATGCCCATGAAAAATTGGAAAAAATTGAAGAAATGTTAGAAGAAGCAGTTGAGGCAAGCCAATCTCAAACTACAGCAGCTGATGAACCTGCTCAGATTGTTGAACCAATGGACTATGTTCATTATGTTTTTGATTTCCTAACGATAGAGGAAGTCATTAGCTTTTCTAAGATAGTCAACTTTCCAATTGAAGCTTCAGAGCTTTACAAGGAAACTAGTCGCTATCACCTGACAATCTTACTTGATATTCAAAATCAGCCAGCCTACTTTGCTAATATTATGTATGCTAGGTTAATTGAACATGCACTACCTGGTTCAAAAACACGTGCTTATTTGCAAGAACATGCAACCTTACTCATTGAAGATCAAGCAATAGAGCAGTTGAAAAAGATTGAATTGGTGTGATAAACTATGTTTCCATTTACATTTGATTATGTATTAATCCTGATTGCGGCCCTGTTAATTTCTTTGTTTTTAACTCCCATTGTGCGTTTTTTGGCATTTAAAACAGGGACTGTTGATGAACCAAATGCAAGACGAGTGAATAAAGTTACCATGCCCAGTAGTGGCGGACTAGCAATCTTTATATCCTTTTTTGTAACAACATTAATTCTGATGCCTAAGGTATCTGAAAGTATCTTAATTGACAAGCAAAGTTATTTTTCCTATATCTTTCCGGTTGTCATGGGAGCTTTAATAGTAACAATTACGGGTTATATTGATGATCTTTTTGAAATTAGTCCCAAGCTAAAAATGCTTGGTATCTTTTTAGGAGCTTATATTATATGGGCTTTTACAGAATTTAGGTTTGATAGTTTCAAAGTACCTTTTGGTGGCCCCCTTTTGCATTTTGGGCCTATTGTAACCTTTGTTTTAACGGTCTTATGGATTGTTTCTATTACTAATGCTATTAACCTCATTGATGGTTTAGACGGTTTAGTTAGTGGTGTTTCTATTATTAGTCTAGTAACGATGGCTATTGTTTCTTATTTCTTTCTACCACAAATTGACTTTTTCTTGACAGTAACAATTCTTATTTTGATTGCCTCAATTGCAGGATTTTTTCCTTATAATTATCATCCAGCTATTATCTATATGGGGGACACAGGGGCTCTTTTTATTGGCTTTATGATTGGTGTCTTGTCCTTACAAGGACTTAAAAATGCAACAGCAGTTGTGGTTGTGACACCGGTTATTATACTTGGTGTTCCTATCATGGATACTGCGGTAGCTATTATCCGTAGAAGCTTATCAGGGAAGAAGTTTTATGAACCAGATAAAATGCACTTGCATCATCGCCTTCTATCAATGGGTTTTACCCATCGAGGGGCTGTATTAGTGGTTTATGGTATTGCTATGCTCTTTTCTTTGATTTCCTTGTTGTTGAATGTCTCAAGTAGAATCGGGGGACTCTTGTTGATGTTTGGTCTTCTTTTTGGTTTAGAAGTATTGATTGAAAGTTTGGAAATATGGGGAGAAAAAAGAACACCACTCTTTAAACTTTTAAAGTTTATTGGAAATAGCGACTTTCGTCATCGTCAAATGAAAAAGTGGAAGAAGCACTAGATTCTTTCAAACACAAAGAAGGCCTTAACCGCCTTTTTTTGTTATAATTTAATTGATTATTAAAAAGTATTCTTGAATCTGTTAGTTGTTGTTTGACGGATAAGAAATAGAAAAAGAGGTATGCGATGTCTGTGTTAGAAATTAAAAATCTACACGTCTCAATCGAAGATAAAGAGATTCTAAAAGGTGTAAATTTGACCCTCAAAACTGGTGAAATTGCTGCTATTATGGGACCAAATGGGACAGGGAAATCAACTTTGTCCGCTGCTATCATGGGAAATCCCAACTATGAAGTAACTGAAGGCGAAGTTCTTTTTGATGGGATTAATATTCTAGAGTTAGAAGTTGATGAAAGGGCACGGATGGGTTTATTTTTAGCAATGCAATACCCATCTGAAATCCCAGGGATTACAAATGCCGAATTTATGCGGGCTGCTATGAATGCTGGAAAAGATGATGAACAAAAAATTTCAGTTCGTGACTTTATTACCAAGTTGGATCAAAAAATGGAATTATTAGGTATGAAAGAGGAAATGGCTGAACGGTACCTAAATGAGGGTTTTTCAGGTGGTGAAAAAAAACGAAACGAAATCCTTCAACTGTTAATGCTGGAACCTAAATTTGCCCTTTTGGATGAAATTGATTCTGGTTTAGATATTGACGCTTTAAAAGTTGTATCAAAAGGAGTTAATGAAATGCGGCAAAAAGACTTTGGTGCAATGATTATTACTCACTATCAACGTCTTTTAAATTATATTACACCGGATTTAGTTCATGTCATGATGGATGGGCGAATTGTTCTTTCTGGAGATGCTGCTTTGGCAGCTAGACTTGAAAAAGAAGGCTATGCTGGCATTGCAGAAGAACTAGGCATTGACTACAAAGAAGAAGTTTAATGATGAATCTTAAAAGTCATGGCTTTTGCTGTGTAGACATTTTTTGTTTTGCAGCCTTGTCTTATCAATATTAGAGAAAGAGGAAACATCATTATGACTTTAGAAACTATTATGGCTTTTTCTCAAGGAAAAGCAGAGCCAGCATGGTTACAAGAACGACGTCGAGAAGCATTTCACCTTATTGATTATTTAGAATTACCAATAATCGAACGGGTCAAGTTTCATCGATGGAATTTGGGAGATGGTCGCATAGAAGATAGTCCGTTTGAAGCAAAGGTTCCGGATTTTATAGCTATTGGTGATAATCCTACCTTAGTACAAAATGGAACACAGACAGTGATGGAACAGTTACCAATGGAACTTCATGAGCAAGGTGTCGTTTTTACCGATTTTTATTCTGCTTTAGAAGAAATTCCTGATATTATTCATGCTTATTTTGGGACTGCTATTGAGGATAATCAAGATAAGCTAAGTGCTTACCATACGGCTTACTTTAATAGTGCAGCGGTTTTGTATGTCCCAGATTTTGTTGAAATTGAGCAACCGATTGAAGCAATTTTCTTACAAGATAGTGACAGTGAAGTGCCATTTAATAAACATGTTTTGATTATTGCAGGTAGAGAAAGCCAGTTTTCTTACTTGGAAAGGTTTGAAAGTTATGGCCAAGATTCAGCTAAAGCAACTGCTAATATTAGTGTTGAGGTTATTGCACAAGCAGGTAGTAGAATCAAATTTTCGGCAATCGATCGGTTAGGCAAATCTGTAACAACTTATATTAGTAGACGAGGTCGTCTGGCTGATAATGCGACTATTGACTGGTCACTAAGTATCATGAACGAAGGAAATGTTGTCGCTGATTTTGACAGTGATTTACTTGGAGATGGTAGTCAGGCTGACCTGAAAGTTGTTGCTGCTTCAAGTGGTCGCCAAATTCAAGGAATTGATACACGCGTAACCAATTATGGTAAAAATTCTGTCGGCCATATTTTACAACACGGTGTTATTTTGGAA contains:
- a CDS encoding undecaprenyl-diphosphate phosphatase, with amino-acid sequence MLFFEILKAIFFGIIEGITEWLPISSTGHLILVEEFVKLRENAAFLEMFNVVIQLGAIIAVVVIYFKRLNPFQPGKSAAEIRLTWQLWLKVVIAILPVVIIGMPLDNWFNKHFYNFITVALMLIVYGFAFIWIEKRNKTVEPQVTSLARMSYKTALFIGLFQVLSIIPGTSRSGATILGGILMGTSRTVATEFTFFLGIPVMFGASLLKVVKFFLKGNVLGFGQLLILLAASLTAFVVSLYVIKFLTDYVKKHDFTVFGKYRIILGSLLIIYFFVNLFI
- the mecA gene encoding adaptor protein MecA codes for the protein MEMKQISETTLKITISMDDLEERGMELKDFLIPQEKTEEFFYTVMDELDLPENFKDSGMLSFRVTPRKDRLDVFVTKSELSKEIDFEDLTDLGDVSQMTPEDFFKTIEKNMIEKGDVNAHEKLEKIEEMLEEAVEASQSQTTAADEPAQIVEPMDYVHYVFDFLTIEEVISFSKIVNFPIEASELYKETSRYHLTILLDIQNQPAYFANIMYARLIEHALPGSKTRAYLQEHATLLIEDQAIEQLKKIELV
- a CDS encoding glycosyltransferase family 4 protein, translated to MFPFTFDYVLILIAALLISLFLTPIVRFLAFKTGTVDEPNARRVNKVTMPSSGGLAIFISFFVTTLILMPKVSESILIDKQSYFSYIFPVVMGALIVTITGYIDDLFEISPKLKMLGIFLGAYIIWAFTEFRFDSFKVPFGGPLLHFGPIVTFVLTVLWIVSITNAINLIDGLDGLVSGVSIISLVTMAIVSYFFLPQIDFFLTVTILILIASIAGFFPYNYHPAIIYMGDTGALFIGFMIGVLSLQGLKNATAVVVVTPVIILGVPIMDTAVAIIRRSLSGKKFYEPDKMHLHHRLLSMGFTHRGAVLVVYGIAMLFSLISLLLNVSSRIGGLLLMFGLLFGLEVLIESLEIWGEKRTPLFKLLKFIGNSDFRHRQMKKWKKH
- the sufC gene encoding Fe-S cluster assembly ATPase SufC — encoded protein: MSVLEIKNLHVSIEDKEILKGVNLTLKTGEIAAIMGPNGTGKSTLSAAIMGNPNYEVTEGEVLFDGINILELEVDERARMGLFLAMQYPSEIPGITNAEFMRAAMNAGKDDEQKISVRDFITKLDQKMELLGMKEEMAERYLNEGFSGGEKKRNEILQLLMLEPKFALLDEIDSGLDIDALKVVSKGVNEMRQKDFGAMIITHYQRLLNYITPDLVHVMMDGRIVLSGDAALAARLEKEGYAGIAEELGIDYKEEV
- the sufD gene encoding Fe-S cluster assembly protein SufD encodes the protein MTLETIMAFSQGKAEPAWLQERRREAFHLIDYLELPIIERVKFHRWNLGDGRIEDSPFEAKVPDFIAIGDNPTLVQNGTQTVMEQLPMELHEQGVVFTDFYSALEEIPDIIHAYFGTAIEDNQDKLSAYHTAYFNSAAVLYVPDFVEIEQPIEAIFLQDSDSEVPFNKHVLIIAGRESQFSYLERFESYGQDSAKATANISVEVIAQAGSRIKFSAIDRLGKSVTTYISRRGRLADNATIDWSLSIMNEGNVVADFDSDLLGDGSQADLKVVAASSGRQIQGIDTRVTNYGKNSVGHILQHGVILERGTLTFNGIGHIIKGAKGADAQQESRVLMLSDKARSDANPILLIDENEVTAGHAASIGQVDPEDMYYLMSRGLDKDTAERLVIRGFLGAVITEIPIKEVRDNIIAVLDQKLASRA